A genome region from Coffea arabica cultivar ET-39 chromosome 7e, Coffea Arabica ET-39 HiFi, whole genome shotgun sequence includes the following:
- the LOC113722989 gene encoding ADP-ribosylation factor 1-like, with the protein MGLTFTKLFSRLFAKKEMRILMVGLDAAGKTTILYKLKLGEIVTTIPTIGFNVETVEYKNISFTVWDVGGQDKIRPLWRHYFQNTQGLIFVVDSNDRDRVVEARDELHRMLNEDELRDAVLLVFANKQDLPNAMNAAEITDKLGLHSLRQRHWYIQSTCATSGEGLYEGLDWLSSNIASKA; encoded by the exons ATGGGGCTTACCTTCACTAAGCTGTTCAGCAGGCTGTTTGCCAAGAAAGAGATGAGGATTCTGATGGTAGGTCTTGATGCTGCTGGTAAGACTACAATACTGTACAAGCTCAAGCTTGGAGAAATTGTCACTACTATTCCTACCATTG GCTTTAATGTTGAAACTGTGGAGTATAAGAATATTAGCTTCACCGTGTGGGATGTTGGTGGCCAGGACAAG ATCCGTCCATTATGGAGGCACTACTTCCAAAACACACAGGGTCTTATATTTGTGGTGGATAGCAATGACAGGGACCGAGTTGTTGAAGCTAGGGATGAGCTGCATAGGATGTTAAATGAG GATGAACTGCGAGATGCTGTGTTGCTAGTGTTTGCTAACAAGCAGGATCTGCCCAATGCAATGAATGCTGCAGAAATTACTGACAAGCTTGGCCTCCATTCTCTCCGCCAGCGCCATTG GTACATCCAGAGCACTTGTGCTACCTCTGGGGAGGGCCTTTATGAAGGGCTGGATTGGCTTTCCAGCAACATTGCTAGCAAG GCATAA